The Topomyia yanbarensis strain Yona2022 chromosome 3, ASM3024719v1, whole genome shotgun sequence nucleotide sequence taGTGGTTGCAACATTTAGTTTATTAtggttgattgactaatatgtggtttagaaTCAATCGATCAATTGACATCCGAAGGAAAGTAAGTGTAAAATCACGTCAgttagtcctaccgctactgtgtacgtttctgtatatcaaaaaaattagtaatatacgatttcgtgggttgatgaacacctcaggaAAAACGCtggtttaccactttttggcttgtttactttttcacgtttttcttgcttattgttcgattttccAGACTAACAGTGTTTCAATACGGCCCGCATTCCcaacataaaatgaaattgagtgtcaatagaaatactattgcattaaaatgatgcgaaaataaaaaaaaaggccaatatctagcacaaaatgagttttgttagatgacatcactagcgataaatgttaattttgggacagtttttgtactcagttttctatgaaacctctaacattttattatataattcgtttatttgagtcggttcaatgcattagctaaatgaagcctcgagcctttaatatatttccacgatgtaaataatgaaaatgattaaacgctaatggttgtccaacagatctcgtgcgattgacctgtttactgactgagaaatatttttcataaccaaccgcgtcttggtggtcgttcatatctatcttgtacacttccgtattattatcgtggtaactgccatgtccatgtttgcgaatatctgatttcatttttgttttgtccccttacgggccaccagtgtcgacttcctcaatgatgatgctgactgttaattttgagatactagacgcagtttttgccgtcaatattatatgaacagcagtcacaaattgtttgtttttcaggtaatcgtattggagactatggatgtgcaaagatgtaacgtgtataatgatactatcgcattgcgttttgtacgtgcagggtcagctaggatttcgtcctagctgaccctgcacgtacaaAACGCAATGTCTAGTatctagatgtgtcctttataataaattccacttttcccaaatgtgacaggaatcttttaatggccacggttcaaataagttaagtttgtttattggggctttaacctcctggtcgttcgcccgcggttcaagtaagaagtatcagatcttgtagccgaacattgattttctcatcatccatatatatgagaatcaaccacgtgttacaagttgcaaaatgactggtttctcCTGGGATAATTTGTTGAataacataagtactgaatgcctgacaaggtagaactcgttaaaggcgaagttcgtaagcataacctctattttcaccttcagcaaatattccccatcatgaaattcggttatgcaaaaattccagaagtcaatagcctccacgtttggctggagcaccacttcttgcttctacgattcactcatccgacggatcaccccagcaagaattaaagtaacagtttcttttgttcttccgacgagtcacacaatatgaaaggaagtgtgttatcagactcggcatactgagtagatatcgatgtcttcggtggttcgaaatagcaatcttcctcaccattctcccattaatttgttgaaaccaaacaagacacaatttttttacgagttaccgaaaaacatgttgcttcttaaattcatttttgaaaaatttcggggggggctttagccccctagccccccctctggctacgtgcctgcatCCATGGTAAATTCCTATGCGCGAATTCTGCAAAACGACCTGCACCagaaaactttgtgcaaaagcagctaagaaaagcccaactactataaccgtaaacagcacaccAATATCTTATGtcaaacaaatattcactcaacaacaatcacgcTCAGTGTCTCCatgccaacaaccggcaccaccagcaaAGAGGCGAACGTAGTAGAGGATGGATGTGTTTGTCCATGCGCTTGCATTCctgtttgacgctctattgctttcttcgaaaatactttgaattggcttctcaatcTTTTGTAATGTATTTTGttgattcaagcaataaaactcgtacacaaagtagacaactcccttaagaacgtttgttctaacaaatgtcaactgtccaggagcggatccagaaaaaaatttcggagggggtccgaaatttcgattttgaaatgttcattatataatacgtaatacgtaatgtcctgattaaattaaatttagttttggtggtcgaattTCGTTTGGAATGATATGGAGGTCAGAACGAATTCAATtaataaactattttaaaattcttcaacaagttaaaaaaattcgggagggggggggggcaggaccctccccctggatccgccactgcaactgtcaaataaagttttcattttcttaCGCTTTCAttatataacaatttaataaggcgaatgattacaaagaaattactttTGCTATTTTTTGCTCTTCTATGCATACCGCCCAACTTCtgggtaaaaacgcgggcccccaaacACAACCCgagccccagggcaattgccctgtctgacccccccccccccttatcgGGCTCTATATCTCGTACATAGGGTTACTTtcatacggtaatatgatattgtgagtttgtctttcgaagaattacaacactggagatgtaaaataatcctttttgtttactcacgaaaattttattaaccttctttaggtgttgggGTCAATGTGACCCTAGATGAACTATCAAAATACGATAACTTTTTATGTTTTGCAGCTAGAAGTTTAGAATTACTTGACTTTTCCTCTTCCATGAagagcaacgattttcaatagaGTTCACAATTTTTGCTCATTCCTGAAGGGCTGTAcaaaaaaagttacgaataaggtgttagcgggtcacattgaccccgatttcgaactcagttttaagacacattttcaaccaaatctatatgaactggtacttaaattgtttgttagagtaCAAATTTTCAGTTTCTAGTAAATATTGCCGTTTTCGACCTGGTTGGtcagtgggaatcggtgccgaaagAGGTCATGTTTTATTGACAGAATATGATTATaaacaaaagcaaaacaaaaatgagaatgtatatATTAAATTTATACATGATACGTCCGATCTTGGGTGTCCCGGATTACGATTCCGATACCGATCCCAGCGGTACAATAGTATTTCTCATAATATTGATCAAGCGACAATGTGGTCAATCAATAGATTTTCATTCCTAagttaccagcgagtacaaaATGGAGTGGGCGATGATGACGCACATATTGGATTAAAGGAGTCGGAACaggtgcagcagtacggagccgggtaccgtaaaccggagtgacattgatcacttttcgaagtaatcattacatatttttagacgcaatacatttttttcaagtttaatatttttaaaccatgtactgatgtatggagaacaagattgaatggttttacctaaaattgtccgcttacagctatttttccaaaaatgatttcaacttgaagtccgttttcgtattccggggtgattttgataacctgcatgttcacccacattaagttatcgttgtcaatgtttttcattgaaatgtttgtttaaactgatTCCGGAAAGATAttgattgttaaatagatgttaattggtattatacaaagtatttcaatgtactgtaaaattcgagtaaccaaaattcgtataattcgtgtccaactagaataaaagattctgaaaacctttaaaactgctcaaattgttttatttcagtgctttgtcgacgtacaaaaagtttcatccgttctatcacgttggaatattgaacaataatgcgaattttagcttaaaataatttgaaataattgccaactagttttacaaaaaatgtatttaaaataaacaaactcttaaaactaaaatttgcacatcccaatctaaaggaaaataaaaactcgcttgtaatttattacttttgctcaaatctgagatttatttgttttataaaaaatacactttacgaagcttcgtaaaaataagttaaagtcaaatttcggtttttctcagtttttgtacccaaaaaccgaacaatatactcaaaaagtataacaaattagtattttataagtttagagtgaaaatcagttcaaattaaaatgattcggtagattattctggtttaataagcgatctaggaaaataatttcgagtgatcaaagtcaccccgctgATCaaagtaccccccccccccggtctACGGTACTTACAAAGCCATTATTGAATTGCAAAAAGATTGTGCCGCTGCAACTGTCCataatacaactggcattgttgataagcgcagattttttcgatatccaatcgtagaaatccattacttgccaggcaccacgtcaagccaggtaagttgaagtcgcccagtataaccaTATCATAAGTTGGGCAGCGATCGAGATTATGAAAGAAACACAGGAATGTGTACATcaatcaggctggaatcacgagtTCTATCAGGTCAAAAATACACGACACaaaggaacagattgcgatcggcaagctTAACTGACAGCCACACTTGCTTAGAGCTCGCCCACCCgttcatcgttgatcactcgggcttctATACTATAGTGAACAgcaataagcacaccaccacctaATGTCTTATGACTGTTGAGGGCGTTACAATTACAgtggtagacatcgaatgttgaactaaacacctggcgagacagagtacggttgccGAGCCACGTGTAGGTCAAGGCGATGACATACCAGCAGTCCATGGACACGAACAAATatctgtccgttgatgaatttaagtcATCAACATTCTGAACCTCGATGTCGTTAGAGGACGGATCACGTTCAGAAAAAAATGAAGCCATGATGCCCTTTGAGCTAGTAGGAAGGTCCTTTCGTGAATCCCACGAATGGTGTCGGAATTTCTGACGATCGCTTGGTTGTTTATGGTGGGtgattcgaggcatcccgaatcaactgcgtcgcacTCCAGAATACGACTATAGTCATCGGCGAGACAAATGGTTGACCCatcacacacaggaccgggacgactgatgatcacTGGCTGTAATTGcccgagggggggggggggggggggggggttcgaggacttccataatgccaactgcggtgcatcccagtatgcgttgaaccCCAATGCTAGCGGATAGCACGAACGGAACGGTAGTAGCTTACGGCAAGAGTTATACGATGAGCTGGACCGTCAAACAGTTCAGCtcttgtatcgttacaatttgtataatgCTTGCCGAGAATGGCAGTTTGGAATACCCCCGCACACAAGACCAGGACGACTGCTGATCGCTGGCgacaagggctcgactgtggcgggagGATCGAGAGCatccatagtaccaactgcaTTGCTTCCCAGTATGCACTTAGCATCGCCACTCCTTCACAATGACAGTGTCGCTTGGTATAGCGAcattgccaatcgttgcggagttcTTGGCAGGGCCGTTGGTGAACCAGGTTGCATTAGTGGAGTACATGCTTCTTCTGAAGGTGTaagaaaatcagtcggcgggcACCATATGTTCTGCGTACGGCTATCCTCAAATTCTCGGAACAGTATGCCTTGTGGCCATGTATCAGGGTTAAGAGCTGTATCACGGTACTTTCAGTGAACTCCAACtatgaaggatatgaagttcaaagttCTGACGTCTAATTCGTTTTTAACAgtaacctttatctcctcgttgTAATTTATCCCttcttttcacattttttgaCAGTCTCCTTGCTAATGCTCGGATGACAGCGGGATAGATACAACTAGATCTACGGCGTGGGAAGTAGAACCGTAAAAATGCCAACAAGTATTTGAccggatcagggccatcctcgcgacgacgtttctgaggtgatCGGGAGGTACCGGAATTTGGCCGGATTGGAGTAGCTGTAGAAACCTTTCTAGCGAGGCACGAAaattgctggttatttttggatagCTCGGtctttagttcagcacagacgtcatttGTTTTCCCAGCAATAGCAGTTATCGCACACCCAAGCGAGAAAAAGGTGTCGCGAAAGTGGGCAAATTTCATCCGTTTAACAAAATCTTtccttttttcattcagtagTTACATAAAACTTTTCTTAAGGGTGCGGTGCTaccttaaatatttttgaatgatTCGATTCGAAACGAAATAATTCCATTTTGCAACGATATCCTGCAAGAAATGGCCGTTTGTTGGAATAGAATAATTCCAGTAGATGTTCCAATAATTGCTACCTTGGGAAAGAGACTAGCAACGTAGTTTAGTACGAAAGATTTTCGACATATACGAAATTTTCGGAAATTCAAATACGGCAAATTCGTCATAAGATTTTATGTAAAATATTGCATAATTTGTAATGATTAATAAAAATCTAAAAGAAAACATTTGTTTCTCCTTCGCAGAACTAGCATACTACTCTCTAGCGTGTGAACTGGATCAAACGCAGCACGGCTGCCGGATAGACAACGGCCAATGTACATGTGCCTTCGGATGTAAATCGGAATTCCGATACGCGACTCGTAAGGAATGTCAGGATGCACTGAAGGTAATCTGTTCATCTCCAGAAGTATTTTCCATGTTAAAATACATCATCATAATTGTAGGGTCGTTCCGGTGACATTTGCAGCCGGGCACCGTGCATGAATGGTGGATCTTGCACCCAGGTAACCGCAATGCCACAATACAAGTGTCGATGTGAGGGAACCGGCTACTGGGGAAATCGGTGTCAACGATGTAAGTAACGTTGTATGCAGAAGATGCTTAAAGAAAGATgcattttgacgccatttttattttatagtatGTCCAAAACCGGAACAAGTACCAGCTGGCTCCAAATTTCCCCACGAGTGTGTAGTTATTTAAGTACAGCGATATAAGTTTTGAAAAAGGGCATCATTTATCTACTATGTATTCAACGATAAAAAATCCGTTTCTGTGAATATCTACTGCTACTGGTACTTAGTTGGAAGTATCCCACGAGAAAAATTATAGCAATGGCTACAATCCGTTTGAATGTAACATAAAAGATTGATTACAGTAGATTTGTTTTGAAATCTCGTCGACTTCCTCGAAGCGTTGTAGTCATAACATCACCACATGTAGTCTTTCTTTATCTTCATttctttttttgtaatttcttttTCGTTACAAGTTCGTTATCCCTACTACAACATATAACACTGATAAGCTTGACCGAAGTCGAGCACTGCACCACAAACAAGCTGACAAAATTTGAACTCTAGGTTGTAAGCTAGGACTAGAAATAAGCAATTGTataacgaattgaataaaattcgGAACTGTAAATAAACCAAATAATATTCTACTTTGTTTAGATCAAAGTTAATATAATATACATTTCATTGGAATCGTGTATTACTAGCATTATTTGGAGTGATGAATGAATCCTTTGTTCATGTTTGTCTCCATCCAGAAATCGAATGTCTGGCCAAAGGCCATTCGTTATCATCCAAGAACGTCTTACAAACTGACTCTACTTTCGGTACTATTCAGTCAAGAGCTACCTTGTTCGTATTCTCGAACGGTAGGTTACATAACGGAACTCTTTTCACTCTCGCACGCATCTCGTCATTCATGATCTCACTCATCTCTGGAGTGTTTCTGACCGCCAGAAGATGACGTCACCTGACTCTTTTGttcattgaatactttacgctaacgtcacaaatgaactcgatgttcatttttgacagttcgcttgtactgtttacatggacttagaaaaactcTTTTCgctttgcttcgagcgaatctagtcgtcgccaaatttttctaatgctgttttcggttttagaatcAAGTCGCCCTAGGCTCGCTATAATGTTTACAAAATCTATGCAAAAGTGACAGTTCCGAGTCACCATAAATCTATGTAAACAGTATTAGTGGAcggtcaagaaaagtgaggtttactgtgtcagtaaagaaccttaTACGTACTCGATTCAACATATCAATGCTAAATTTTACTAATATTGTACAACAGGGgacaattgaatactttacacttacgtcacaaatgaactcaagtcgacgtcaacatttcataaggcattatatacaatatgctcatgttgagaaaatggcgtctgaaaaattacctcgtactttatattcccatttatgaacaGGAGCTTGATTTAAGTACCAACAACTCAATGCCGTGTTAAATTAACTATTTTTTCCGAATAATATAACAGATTTATTAAAACAATTGTATTTTGAACGTTTTTTGTAGATAAAtgttttggtcccttttgaaacatcgcactatttttgtgccctctcccataatcccttttcggcgaggcgttagcttatagtgcgtgcgggtgagcccttttgtgtacagcaaatgattatgtgacgtttattttgatccctttcttggtgttgcgatgtttttgttcccttttcaagtatacacggaaacgaaaaactacctaaaattgagttcctttgactcaatcgcgtggtatcgtgggggaacttaaaattaggtaaaccgtgttgaaggtagtttccatttaaccacggcaaaaattacaactcattgataggttttttatactcaaatttaagttgaatttacctaattttgagttcaccccaaacaactcaaaagtaccttcctccacggaagacctcgactgagtcgaatctctctttttgttt carries:
- the LOC131688297 gene encoding sushi, nidogen and EGF-like domain-containing protein 1, whose protein sequence is MQQKRIIFGAIVIFIIAELAYYSLACELDQTQHGCRIDNGQCTCAFGCKSEFRYATRKECQDALKGRSGDICSRAPCMNGGSCTQVTAMPQYKCRCEGTGYWGNRCQRLCPKPEQVPAGSKFPHECVVI